From the genome of Hymenobacter cellulosilyticus, one region includes:
- a CDS encoding DUF4142 domain-containing protein gives MATFATMPDPTFLMTAASSNMLEIQMGKLALQKSTNADVKKFGQMMVDHHTKATQELKTVAMPLGVTMPTALMPVHQAMADQLMNKSGKAFDEAYMDAMETAHKMDVTMFEVKSKGAETPAVKSFATKTLPMLRSHHTMADELEKKVD, from the coding sequence GTGGCCACTTTCGCCACCATGCCCGACCCCACCTTCCTGATGACGGCAGCCAGCAGCAACATGCTGGAAATCCAGATGGGAAAACTTGCCCTGCAGAAATCGACCAATGCGGACGTGAAGAAGTTTGGTCAGATGATGGTTGACCACCACACCAAGGCCACCCAGGAACTTAAAACGGTAGCTATGCCCTTGGGCGTGACCATGCCTACTGCCTTGATGCCGGTTCACCAGGCTATGGCCGACCAGTTGATGAACAAGTCGGGCAAAGCATTTGATGAAGCGTATATGGATGCCATGGAAACCGCTCACAAGATGGACGTGACCATGTTTGAGGTGAAAAGCAAGGGTGCTGAAACGCCAGCGGTGAAGTCTTTTGCAACTAAAACACTGCCTATGCTTCGCTCGCACCACACCATGGCTGATGAGCTAGAGAAGAAGGTGGATTAA
- the rnc gene encoding ribonuclease III has protein sequence MRLYHLAFTHSSVVRQQGDTARHQSNERLEFLGDAVLGAVVAEYLFRKFPYEQEGFLTELRSRIVNRESLNGLALKIGLDKLVQLDPAQGRAARSRSVNGNALEALVGAIYLDQGYKAARKFVLTRLIKPFIDVKSLIETTANFKSKLIEWAQRQGKTIRYDLTGQPRAGGVMEFSATVLLDDEPVATGMGLSKKQAEQLAAERALAALGI, from the coding sequence GTGCGGCTTTACCATTTAGCCTTCACCCATTCCTCGGTGGTGCGGCAGCAGGGCGACACAGCCCGGCACCAAAGCAACGAGCGGCTGGAGTTTCTGGGCGACGCCGTGCTCGGGGCCGTGGTAGCCGAGTACCTGTTTCGTAAGTTTCCCTACGAGCAGGAAGGCTTCCTAACCGAGCTTCGGTCGCGCATCGTAAACCGGGAAAGCCTGAACGGGCTGGCCCTGAAAATCGGGCTGGATAAGCTCGTGCAGCTCGACCCAGCTCAGGGCCGCGCCGCCCGCTCCCGCTCCGTGAATGGCAACGCGCTGGAAGCCTTGGTAGGAGCTATTTACCTCGACCAAGGCTATAAAGCGGCCCGCAAGTTTGTGCTGACCCGCCTGATTAAGCCCTTTATTGATGTCAAGTCGTTGATTGAAACGACGGCCAACTTCAAGAGTAAGCTGATTGAGTGGGCCCAGCGGCAGGGCAAAACCATTCGCTACGACCTGACCGGCCAGCCCCGGGCGGGCGGGGTAATGGAGTTTTCGGCCACCGTACTGCTGGACGATGAGCCCGTGGCTACGGGTATGGGCTTGTCGAAGAAACAGGCGGAGCAGCTGGCTGCCGAACGGGCTTTGGCGGCGCTGGGCATCTAA
- a CDS encoding IPExxxVDY family protein, which yields MKTLTLDVDYDCDFDLFGIVSSSREHKLAWTLNSSLRLRLIKQQDLIYDLFAQGRLVISNYLHATENSTLRLLRNRSVDPSPLKKPFLAPDIKEYDYLIQVSNGAGPLAPEELLEQLTRLPEVQYACQFDPNTLKFKENLLF from the coding sequence ATGAAAACGCTCACACTGGACGTAGACTATGATTGTGACTTCGACTTGTTCGGCATTGTGTCGTCGAGCCGGGAGCATAAGCTGGCCTGGACGCTCAACAGTTCGCTACGCCTGCGCCTGATAAAGCAGCAGGATTTAATCTACGATTTGTTTGCCCAGGGCCGGCTGGTCATCAGTAATTACCTCCACGCCACCGAAAACAGCACCCTGCGCCTGCTGCGCAACCGCTCGGTAGACCCCTCCCCGCTGAAGAAACCATTTCTGGCTCCCGACATCAAAGAGTATGACTACCTGATTCAGGTCAGCAACGGGGCCGGGCCGCTGGCCCCGGAGGAGCTGCTGGAGCAACTCACCCGCCTGCCGGAGGTACAGTACGCCTGTCAATTCGACCCGAATACGTTAAAATTCAAAGAAAATCTGCTCTTTTGA
- a CDS encoding T9SS type A sorting domain-containing protein, which yields MRYDRAQRTYFLFWDGGPTPVNTLDRTLVLKPFARVGDTWGSPFTDYGVTTTLVSRGTQQLDGVTDSVATFRLNTGATVVLSKNYGLVSAPSDLLFGMPNPRMLTLARRPLPAGQSYYNPLTLLDLQPGNELGYYREPLIYSAFPCYSGWLLRRVLTRQLTADSIIYTFQQQRKLTYSTAPGCFGTGIPLSPLELVRVAASRRTGKWAGANNPNSALLPVNTDLLSYEYRSVANNPTALLMGFPVVTTLSSNACSPTPMLRQQLLYRTQSGSYNDYPAIDLAGWTQILGVGVGLIDQFEQRLTYFRRTVNGVEQTCGNRSDFATLLPARLAQLAPRFQAFPNPATDMLQLRLEAPAQPGTSVIVHDALGRLVWQAAVPAGQTAMPVSLRGKPAGIYQVQLQTTEGSVPGPSVRVQKLP from the coding sequence ATGCGCTACGACCGGGCCCAGCGCACGTATTTTCTGTTCTGGGACGGTGGTCCAACGCCCGTTAATACGCTGGACCGAACTCTGGTGCTGAAGCCTTTCGCCCGGGTTGGCGACACCTGGGGCAGCCCGTTTACCGACTATGGGGTGACTACCACGCTAGTATCGCGGGGAACGCAGCAACTCGATGGCGTGACGGACTCGGTGGCTACTTTCCGGCTGAACACTGGTGCGACAGTGGTGTTGAGCAAGAATTACGGCCTCGTGTCGGCACCTAGCGACTTGCTTTTTGGCATGCCGAATCCCAGGATGCTGACATTAGCCCGGCGACCGTTGCCAGCCGGACAGAGTTATTACAACCCGCTTACACTGTTAGACTTGCAGCCTGGCAACGAGCTAGGGTACTACCGGGAGCCGCTTATTTACAGTGCGTTTCCTTGCTACTCGGGGTGGCTGTTACGGCGCGTGCTCACCCGGCAGCTAACGGCGGACAGTATTATCTACACTTTTCAGCAACAAAGAAAACTAACCTACAGCACAGCGCCGGGGTGCTTCGGCACCGGAATTCCTTTGTCGCCCTTGGAGCTGGTGCGGGTAGCGGCCTCGCGTCGCACGGGCAAATGGGCCGGGGCTAACAACCCGAATTCGGCGCTACTGCCGGTGAACACTGATTTGTTGTCCTACGAATATCGTAGCGTGGCAAACAATCCAACCGCCCTGCTGATGGGATTCCCGGTGGTAACCACTCTCAGTAGCAACGCCTGCAGTCCCACGCCAATGCTGCGTCAGCAACTCCTGTATCGGACCCAAAGTGGCAGCTATAATGATTATCCGGCCATTGATTTGGCGGGCTGGACCCAGATCCTAGGAGTTGGGGTGGGCTTGATTGACCAATTTGAGCAACGCTTAACCTATTTCCGGCGCACCGTAAACGGAGTAGAGCAGACTTGTGGCAACCGCAGCGACTTCGCCACGCTACTGCCCGCCCGCTTGGCTCAGCTGGCTCCCCGCTTTCAGGCCTTTCCTAACCCTGCTACCGATATGTTGCAGCTGCGGCTAGAAGCTCCTGCTCAGCCAGGCACCAGCGTAATAGTGCACGATGCCTTGGGCCGCCTGGTGTGGCAGGCTGCAGTGCCCGCCGGCCAGACTGCAATGCCGGTATCATTGCGGGGAAAACCGGCCGGAATCTACCAGGTGCAGCTGCAAACTACGGAAGGTTCTGTACCCGGGCCTAGCGTACGGGTGCAAAAACTGCCGTAA
- the rpsT gene encoding 30S ribosomal protein S20, whose product MANHKSALKRIRSNEAKRVLNRYQAKSTRTAVKKLRATTDASEAQELLKKVSSMLDRLAKKNIIHKNKAANNKSKLAKFVKSLAA is encoded by the coding sequence ATGGCAAATCATAAGTCGGCCCTCAAGCGCATCCGTTCCAACGAAGCGAAGCGCGTGTTGAACCGTTATCAGGCTAAATCGACCCGCACCGCTGTTAAGAAGCTGCGCGCCACCACCGATGCTTCGGAAGCACAAGAGCTGCTGAAGAAAGTATCGTCGATGCTGGATCGTCTGGCCAAGAAGAACATCATTCACAAGAACAAAGCCGCCAACAACAAGTCGAAGCTGGCTAAGTTCGTGAAGTCGCTGGCTGCCTAA
- a CDS encoding MFS transporter — MLGPAAALFWLSQHPGQYRLLFVLAFMPGLLAVLATLLVREKRQEPSGQSVRPFWASFGYWQRAPASYRRIAGALLIFALFNSSDTLLLLLARQQGLSDPAVIGVYIFYNLIYAAAALPAGLLADRLGPTRVLVVGLLVFALVYGSATQVHSWQAFGALFGLYGLYAAATEGVGKACLSRLCAPTDKGAALGTFAGLSSLAALVASTLTGLVWQMLGAPAAFGLSAVAALGVALFLGMSARYDKQ, encoded by the coding sequence GTGTTGGGGCCGGCAGCGGCGCTGTTCTGGCTGAGCCAGCACCCCGGGCAGTACCGCCTGCTGTTTGTGCTGGCCTTTATGCCGGGCTTGCTGGCCGTGCTGGCTACGCTGCTGGTGCGCGAAAAACGACAGGAGCCCTCGGGTCAGTCAGTGCGGCCGTTCTGGGCCTCGTTTGGCTATTGGCAGCGGGCCCCGGCCAGCTACCGGCGCATTGCTGGGGCGTTGCTGATTTTTGCCCTGTTTAACAGTTCCGACACGTTGCTCCTATTGCTGGCGCGGCAACAGGGTCTCTCCGATCCGGCCGTCATCGGGGTATATATCTTCTACAACCTGATCTATGCTGCGGCAGCATTACCCGCCGGCTTGCTAGCAGACCGCCTAGGACCCACCCGAGTGCTCGTTGTGGGCCTGCTGGTGTTTGCTCTTGTGTACGGGAGTGCTACTCAGGTGCATTCGTGGCAGGCTTTCGGGGCTTTGTTCGGCTTGTATGGTCTGTACGCTGCCGCAACCGAAGGCGTGGGCAAAGCGTGCCTGAGCCGACTGTGTGCGCCCACCGATAAAGGAGCGGCGTTGGGCACCTTCGCGGGCCTGAGTAGCTTGGCAGCCCTTGTCGCTAGCACGCTGACTGGACTAGTGTGGCAGATGCTGGGAGCCCCAGCCGCTTTTGGTCTTTCCGCCGTAGCGGCTCTGGGCGTAGCGCTGTTTTTAGGCATGAGTGCCCGGTACGACAAACAATAG
- a CDS encoding pyruvate kinase alpha/beta domain-containing protein — translation MLSAETAVGAYPAEVIRSMVATILSVETRMPSLFNRWHPITPESPSFMVDSVLSAACHLAKNTGAKAITGMTHRGYTAFQIAKYRPKANIFIFTDNRPLLTTLSLIWGVRGFYYDRMLSTDGTVSDIKYVLTTTGNLNKGDVFINTASMPINEKGKTNMVKVSVA, via the coding sequence ATGCTGTCGGCCGAAACTGCCGTGGGTGCTTACCCCGCAGAGGTTATCCGCTCGATGGTGGCTACTATTCTGAGCGTGGAAACCCGCATGCCGAGCCTGTTTAACCGCTGGCACCCCATTACGCCCGAGTCGCCATCTTTCATGGTCGACAGCGTGCTGTCGGCGGCCTGCCACCTGGCCAAGAACACCGGCGCCAAGGCTATTACCGGCATGACGCACCGCGGCTACACGGCCTTCCAGATTGCCAAGTACCGGCCCAAAGCCAACATCTTCATCTTCACCGACAACCGCCCCCTGCTTACTACGCTGAGCCTGATCTGGGGCGTGCGCGGCTTCTACTACGACCGGATGCTGAGCACCGACGGCACCGTGTCGGACATCAAGTACGTGCTGACGACTACCGGCAACCTCAACAAGGGAGACGTATTCATCAACACCGCCTCGATGCCCATCAATGAGAAGGGCAAAACCAATATGGTAAAGGTGAGCGTAGCGTAG
- a CDS encoding MFS transporter: MKFLTRTIWLLSLVSLFTDLASEMLYPVMPLYLQSIGFSVVFIGVLEGLAEAVAGLSKGYFGQWSDRLGRRRPFVQWGYGLSALSKPLLAVLAAPWWVFLVRALDRLGKGLRTGARDALLADEAPAGRRGAVFGFHRALDTLGPCWGRQRRCSG, encoded by the coding sequence ATGAAATTCCTTACCCGCACCATCTGGCTGCTTTCCCTGGTCAGCCTTTTTACCGACCTAGCCAGTGAAATGCTGTATCCGGTGATGCCGCTGTACTTGCAGAGCATTGGCTTCTCGGTGGTGTTCATTGGGGTGCTGGAAGGACTGGCCGAAGCAGTAGCTGGCCTGAGCAAAGGCTACTTTGGGCAATGGTCTGACCGGCTGGGACGGCGCCGGCCCTTCGTGCAGTGGGGTTACGGGCTCAGCGCGTTGTCGAAGCCGCTGCTGGCCGTGCTGGCCGCGCCCTGGTGGGTATTCCTAGTGCGGGCCCTCGACCGGCTGGGCAAGGGGCTGCGCACCGGCGCCCGCGACGCGCTGCTGGCCGACGAGGCCCCGGCCGGCCGGCGTGGCGCCGTCTTTGGCTTTCACCGGGCCCTCGATACGCTCGGGCCGTGTTGGGGCCGGCAGCGGCGCTGTTCTGGCTGA
- a CDS encoding acyl carrier protein, whose amino-acid sequence MSEIAEKVKAIIIDKLGVEASEVTPEASFTNDLGADSLDTVELIMEFEKEFNVSIPDDQAENIATVGQAVSYLEEHAK is encoded by the coding sequence ATGTCTGAAATTGCAGAAAAAGTAAAAGCCATTATCATCGATAAACTTGGTGTTGAAGCGTCTGAAGTTACTCCTGAGGCTAGCTTCACGAACGACCTGGGTGCTGATTCCCTGGACACCGTCGAGTTGATCATGGAGTTCGAAAAGGAGTTCAACGTGTCTATCCCCGACGATCAGGCTGAAAACATTGCCACCGTTGGTCAGGCTGTCAGCTACCTGGAAGAGCACGCTAAGTAA
- the lgt gene encoding prolipoprotein diacylglyceryl transferase — protein MSLLAYITWDVSPIIAEIGPLTLRWYGLLFMSGFVVGTFVLSHIYKSERVSPRWVDVITLYMLAGTIIGARLGHCLFYDPKHYLANPIEILKIWEGGLASHGATIGILLACWFFARNNKFDYLWVLDRIVIVVAIGGALIRMGNLMNSEIVGQPTDKPWAFVFPRDTEHLEPARPGQTLPAGALYVERKVQADGKVGIQTFGADHTPTSATEVAVPRHPTQLYESVFCIVLLLLLYALWNRTKERTPRGLLFGLFVVILFTQRFLGEFLKEDQGGWDRTMMDVTHLNLGQLLSIPLILVGIWVLWRAGKDPRNPYGYAPRDLGQEEETKPVARVR, from the coding sequence ATGAGCCTGCTTGCCTATATCACCTGGGACGTGTCGCCCATCATTGCCGAAATCGGCCCGCTGACGCTGCGCTGGTACGGCCTGCTGTTCATGTCGGGCTTCGTGGTGGGCACTTTCGTGCTGTCCCACATCTACAAGTCGGAGCGGGTATCGCCGCGCTGGGTAGATGTTATTACGCTCTACATGCTGGCTGGCACCATCATCGGGGCGCGGCTGGGGCACTGCTTGTTTTACGACCCCAAGCACTACCTGGCCAACCCCATCGAGATTCTCAAGATCTGGGAAGGCGGCCTGGCCAGTCACGGCGCTACCATCGGCATTCTGCTGGCTTGCTGGTTTTTTGCCCGCAACAATAAGTTCGACTACCTCTGGGTGCTTGACCGGATTGTGATTGTGGTAGCCATCGGCGGGGCGCTGATTCGGATGGGTAATTTGATGAACTCCGAAATTGTGGGGCAGCCCACGGATAAGCCCTGGGCTTTCGTCTTCCCGCGCGACACTGAGCACCTGGAGCCGGCTCGTCCGGGCCAGACGTTGCCTGCCGGCGCCCTGTACGTGGAGCGCAAGGTGCAGGCCGACGGCAAAGTGGGCATCCAGACGTTTGGTGCTGACCACACACCTACTTCGGCCACCGAAGTGGCAGTGCCCCGTCACCCCACGCAGCTTTACGAATCGGTATTTTGCATAGTACTGCTCCTGTTGCTTTACGCGCTGTGGAACCGTACCAAGGAGCGTACCCCGCGCGGCCTGCTGTTCGGGCTGTTTGTCGTCATCTTGTTTACGCAGCGCTTCCTGGGCGAATTCCTCAAGGAAGATCAAGGCGGCTGGGACCGGACGATGATGGACGTTACGCATCTGAACCTGGGGCAGCTGCTGAGCATTCCGCTGATTCTGGTGGGCATCTGGGTGCTGTGGCGGGCCGGCAAAGACCCGCGCAACCCCTACGGCTACGCCCCGCGCGACTTAGGACAGGAGGAAGAAACCAAGCCCGTAGCCCGGGTCCGGTAA